The Theileria parva strain Muguga chromosome 1, complete sequence, whole genome shotgun sequence DNA window agtgtaaatGGTTTGGTTTGGACAAGTGGTAATTGGTCCTCCGGGGAGTGGGAAGTCAACATATTGTGCTGCAATGAAAAGTAAActtttatctaaaaatcGCAAGTGTATTATAATCAATTTGGACCCTCAAGTTACATTACATGAGTTGCCATACCAGCCTGACATCAATATCACTAACTTAATCGATGCCGAACACGTCTCAAACACTCTCAATCTAGGACCTAACGCATGTATTTCACACTATTCACTATTCTCACCCAGTTATACATCTTTAATCTTATATAACATCCtagatatataattagCACTATTGGAATTGTTGTATAAGTTGATTCTAGCGTTGTTGTATTGTATGGAATATTTATTCGAGAACTTGGATTGGCTCTTGGAACAAATTTCACTCCACAAGggtacaaatttaaatagcattaattgtaattttagactcttatttattatacgATTTACCCGGACAAGTTGAACTCTTCATCCATCACAATGCTCTTAAAGATATTATATCCAAATTACAGTCCAAGAATCAAAGGGTAAcaacttaattatacttatCTAACCATATCCTTTATCATAAAATGATTTAGTTGGTGCAAATGAATTTGATTGATTCGACGTTGTGTTGTGACCCTTTTAAATACGTTGCATCTTTGTTATCTTCGCTGAGTAGTCAAATATTCATACAGCTGCCGCACATTAACGTACTGAGCAAGTTGAGTCTTCTGAAGGAGGTGGAGGCTGAGATGGCATACAGACTGGAGTACTATACTGAGGTTCAGGACCTCCAGTCACTGATGATAGCGCTGAGGTACAACTTCAAACTCCctaatttgaaaaaattcgAACGATTCACATCAACTCTGTGTGAAATAATAGAGGATTTTAACCTCGTGTCCTTCCACACAATGGACGTTCAAGACGATGAATCCATCGAATTTATACTCTCCAACGCAGATAAAGCTGTTGGGTTCATTCCCTTTAATCATTACGATTTTAGATTCAACTCCTAAgctaattttttaaatagaatatatttatgGAGTGGGTATTATGTGATTGACATGGACGGACGTTTGTGAAATAAAAAGTAAAGAAtagataatttaacataGCATTTAAAGGCATTTAAACTAGATAATGctaaacaaataataataaatagaaAAATGAGTGGAATCCTGAAAATATTGGAGCAGACTAGTTGTGGAATAAATTGGAAAAAATACTAAGAGACTTGaggataataaattttcggaaattttcaaaatattaaaaaattttatattaatgtaaaaaaattgatttaaaacTATGGGAATTGACAGAATTTGCAAATTAAGTACTTCGTTGTCATTGTAGTGTTGTAACGAGAATAAAGAAAACCCAAACGTAGTTTTCTAAATTTCCTGTACAAATGTTGTTAACATATCcataatagtaatatttaatggtTGGACGACAAATGGCTTGGAAGGTGAGGGTCCAGAACACTTTTATGAACATACCCGAGGAACTGGACGACTCAGACTATGGAATACACAAATCACTCTCTATGAACATCACTCAAGGTACTTTTCATCcaatttattctttttcAGACAATCTCAACAAATGGTATATTTATAACCTACCCAGTTTCGAGAACCGCAATGATTGGAATTTATTACATAATCAAAGTAACCttttacttaaaattttaactactTTAGCCAACCGCTGAGTTATcttaactaattttaacattttagGCGACAAAACtggtgtaaaatattttttaaaaccaACATCAATGTTCAACTACTACCGGGtatctaattttattccaTTAATAACTTCTTTAGGACGATGATTCTAA harbors:
- the gpn2 gene encoding Conserved hypothetical ATP binding family protein — encoded protein: MVWFGQVVIGPPGSGKSTYCAAMKSKLLSKNRKCIIINLDPQVTLHELPYQPDINITNLIDAEHVSNTLNLGPNASLLYCMEYLFENLDWLLEQISLHKDSYLLYDLPGQVELFIHHNALKDIISKLQSKNQRLVQMNLIDSTLCCDPFKYVASLLSSLSSQIFIQLPHINVLSKLSLLKEVEAEMAYRLEYYTEVQDLQSLMIALRYNFKLPNLKKFERFTSTLCEIIEDFNLVSFHTMDVQDDESIEFILSNADKAVGFIPFNHYDFRFNS